TTGCCTCCGTTCTTTTGCTGACACGCTGCACAATCTGGTGCAAAATGAGTTTGCTCAGTTAGAAACTCTGTTTCCAGTCAGTGGTCGTCTTAACGAAGCATTCCGGGAACCGATCGAGAAGAACATATTCGGAAAATTCCATTTGCAGACTGACTCAGAAAAGTATCAACGTCGTATCGTCCTGAGGACTGAAGAGCGTGATCCTTTGCCTTTCCTCGTGTGGTCTGCTGGACAAAGAGAGTTCGTTCCACTGTTGCTCGGTCTCTACTGGCTTATGCCCTCCGGAAAGATGACCAAGCGCGACTCGGTATCGTGGGTCGTGATTGAAGAACCCGAGATGGGACTTCATCCCAATGCCATTTCTACGGTCATGTCACTTGTTCTTGAACTTCTTGCTCGCGGATATCGCGTAACAATCTCCACTCATTCTCCTCAGGTGCTTGATGTTGTCTGGGCTCTCCAGTTTTTCAAGCAGAACGGTGGAACGGTTAAGGATGTTCTGAATATCTTTGAGCTAAAGAATAACGCAAAAACCAAAGAAGTAGGCACAGCTGCTCTTACGAAAGATTTCAAGGTCTACTTCTTTGGTACGGATGGCATCGTACGAGATATATCAAATCTCGATCCCGGTGCTGACAACGAGACAGAATCGGGCTGGGGTGGTCTCTCCGGTTTTTCGGGCCATGTCGGCGACATCGTGTCGGCCGTGGCAAAACGCGCGCAGAGGGCTGAGGAATGACGTTCAAGGAGGCGGTTGAGAAGGCAAAGCCCCCTGTGAATACGGCCTATAAAAGGCAAAAGGATGCCTTGAAAAGAGACCACGCCAGAAAGATTTCCGTCAAAGAAGGAAGCATTTCTGGTAGCATTGATATAGACTCGGCACTGGCAACGATCAAGGCCGCCCGGCAACCGCACCGCTGGGATTATGGATTGGGCTATCGTGCAAAGAGCGGAGCGGAGTACGCCGTATGGGTCGAGGTACATAGCGCAGAAACGTCAGAAGTCACAGAGGTAGAGAAGAAGCTCGCCCGGCTGAAAGAGTATCTCATTTCCTCTGCTCCAGAGCTTTACGACCTCACAACCAAAAGGGGAAATCCAATCCGATTCGTCTGGCTAGCCAGTAAGGGTATAAACATTCCAAAACACACACAAGAAGCCAGGCGATTACGGCAACACCCGGAGCTTGACATGCCCCGGAAGCGGCTCGAGCTTCCCTGAATATCTATATCTGACAGCACGATCGCCGCATATCAGCCTGCTATTTTCGTCTATACGATGCAAGGGTCTGCTTGAGCTCTTTCAGATACGCGGCGAACTCGGGTAATTCTTTCACCGCTCCATCAAGATAACGCATGGCCTCGTCATAGCCGCTTCTATACTCGATCTCGCGATATCTATAGATCACCAGATGCGGATCATTGCCGCTTTCAATGGCAAGAAGCCTGCTCTCATTCAGCGCCTTCTCGTCGGGCGTCAGATAGCCGTTCATGCCGCATTGCTCGATCTCGTGAACAAAGAAACGAAGAAGCGCTCCGGCCTTCGATGCTCCGGCTTTTAAGTTATACCAGGGGATGTTCTCGCCGATCAGACGATAGGGCTGACCGGAAGGCCAGGGCCTCTGCCGGCAGAGCAAACCGTTGCCCTTGCTCTGATAGAACTGGAAGTTTACGACGGCATCGGTCTTGCGATCATGGATCAGCTCAAGCACAAAGACATCGGCGCTGTACTCGGTCAGAAGAAAATCTCGAATCAGGCCGCGGCCATCGTCTTCGTAGATCTCCTGAATCAGACGGCTCTGCATCGGTGCAGCGCTCAGACAGCGAAGCAGCGCCGGCGCAAACTCTACAGCCGGCAGGCCGATACACTGGAGGCGGAAGTCGAAGACGGGCATGGTTTACGCTCTGGACAGTTTAATCCGGAATCAATGAAGATCGCCGCCAGATCTGGAAATGTTCGATCATATCAATGGGCCTGGGTCCGTTATCGGAATAGTGAACGGTGATAATGTATTGCGGAGGCAGAACATGTGCCGCTGAAGACGACGCCATAGGACGCCAGATCACAGAAGCAGGCCGGCCCCCCTCAAAGACAGCCAGCGCATCTCTGTAAAGATTCCATCGGCTGTAGTATGCACGCACGCCGGCCAGTGTGGCGATTAGCAAGAACGGTAGTAAAATAAATTTCTTGCCCTGCATACTTTACTGCCACCTTCTGCATTCAAACTTCAGGTCCATGTAATGGAAACTCGGTGAATCCAAATCAGGCTTAACCCAAAAACTGTATTCAGTAGAGCCACCACACAACTCATTCATCGGTATCGAAAAAGGCAGATTCGCTTCCTGAAGCTCCCCATCGACACAGCGCTTCCATTCTTGATGATCGGATTTTTTTGATCCGCACTCTGTGCTATAAGTGAAATTTATTCCTGTCGTAGCCTCATCATCGCTGCCGATAGATAGACTTTCTGCATCCGGCAAAACGATTCGGTATGACAGGGATGGCTCAATGAGGTTCCACAAATGAAGCCGGGCTGGCTTGATATCTCTTGTTTCGTCCCATACCCCAAAGGCTCCTTGTAGGACAGCAACCTTTCCTGCCTCATAGCCAGCGAGCTGGCCGGCTGTAGCCATCAACCACTCGCTGGCCTGCAACTCGCATTGACCACGGCCTTTCGTCGTCTTTCTAACGCCGATACTTCCCTGAACAACGATCACTGTAAAATCGCGGCCAACATAACACTCAGCATATGGATAACCGGCAGCCGTAAAATAAAGGCACCGGTTGAACTCGGGAAAAGGACATCGCGATTGGCGGACCTGAATCCTGTACGGCCCATAACGCTTGCTATCCTCATCAAGAGAACGACCGAGGCTTCCTGACTCTATATCTGCACGTCTGATCCAACCGCTCGGTCCTGAATGCAAGTCTTCGGAGCCAAGCCGATCATGCAGACTTTCATCCATAATATGAAGCCACTGCTCTTGATCTCCGAAAAACCTCGGTTCTATCATTAAAGAGAGATCGGCACGCAGGTTCGTGCCTGGTTTCAGTGAAAGCAGGACAGTCGAATCATCCCTCGGTTCACTGAATAGAGGAACAGGCTCCATTCCGGCAACAAAGAAAGCGGATTCATTATCTTTGATCTCTTTCTCCTCTCGATACTCCGTACACGAAGTCAGCGTGAGAAATGCGATCAATAGCCCAAGCTTCATCACGGCATCCGGTAATAGATGCCGCTGAAGTAGGCCCGTACGCCATGATAATAGGAGCACTTCACCTCGCTTACCTCGATAGCTCGCTCCCGTCTTAAAAACTGCAGCTCGCAGACATCGTCCCCTGAGCCTGATTTGAAGTAATACTCATCTTTGAGCGGAGGCATGACGCCTTCGAATTCACCGACGTGCGACGTCGGGCCTCGAACGGCCTCCAGCTTGAAATGCCACCGGCCGCCCTTCTCTACGATCTGTAAAGAACCGCCGAAGCCGTCGTCGTAGTTGCCGGCATGGCCCGTCGGCGCCTTCTCTCTCCAGGCCTTCTCTAAATAGTCGATGCGCGAAAGCGTCAGATCGGTCAGGCATTGAACTCGATCGGCGGGGTTTTCAAGTGACGGATTCATCGCGCACATGGAATCTCTGTATTCGAGCCAGTTGCGCTGTTGTTCGAGTAAAGCCTTCTGGAGAGATGCGGAGAGCTTCTCCCTGATCTTCGGATAACGCTCGTTCAGCCTGTGATCGGCTGCTGCAAAGGCCTTCGCCTCGCAGAGGATGCGCGTCTCATCTTCGAGCTCATTGCATGCCGGCGGAGCGGCATAGAGGTTTGCGGAGAAGAGAAGGAAGAGTAAAGAGATGGATAGGGATAGGATTTCAACTTTATTCATTTGCGTTTACCTCACCGCGAAACCATGCGTTGGATTCTTTTGTATAGAGTAATACGACAGCAGAAATCTGTGCAATCTGCTGTAAGGCCACCAGTAAACCGATCATCTCACCCTTGCCAAGAAGCATGACGGTCAGTGCAGCTCCTTGCAAAGTCCCCGGAATTATCAGGAGCGTGAAAATGACACGAGCCCACTTTCGCCTCTGCCAGATCATAAACCAGAGGAAGGCTATGAGTCCCAGAAAAAATGA
This region of Leptonema illini DSM 21528 genomic DNA includes:
- a CDS encoding AAA family ATPase; this encodes MTRLKLKNFGQIRDAEVAFGDLTVLVGPQATGKSLFLQLLKLIIDKKSIHSELRMRNVIWDGDPEAFLNLYFGDGMHSIWNKKTIVQVDSKKRELNFFARPYASATAEELFFIPAQRVMSLKEGMTQTFSDFRAGDPYCLRSFADTLHNLVQNEFAQLETLFPVSGRLNEAFREPIEKNIFGKFHLQTDSEKYQRRIVLRTEERDPLPFLVWSAGQREFVPLLLGLYWLMPSGKMTKRDSVSWVVIEEPEMGLHPNAISTVMSLVLELLARGYRVTISTHSPQVLDVVWALQFFKQNGGTVKDVLNIFELKNNAKTKEVGTAALTKDFKVYFFGTDGIVRDISNLDPGADNETESGWGGLSGFSGHVGDIVSAVAKRAQRAEE
- a CDS encoding lysozyme inhibitor LprI family protein, producing the protein MNKVEILSLSISLLFLLFSANLYAAPPACNELEDETRILCEAKAFAAADHRLNERYPKIREKLSASLQKALLEQQRNWLEYRDSMCAMNPSLENPADRVQCLTDLTLSRIDYLEKAWREKAPTGHAGNYDDGFGGSLQIVEKGGRWHFKLEAVRGPTSHVGEFEGVMPPLKDEYYFKSGSGDDVCELQFLRRERAIEVSEVKCSYYHGVRAYFSGIYYRMP